A region from the Gossypium hirsutum isolate 1008001.06 chromosome A08, Gossypium_hirsutum_v2.1, whole genome shotgun sequence genome encodes:
- the LOC107926140 gene encoding nicotinamide/nicotinic acid mononucleotide adenylyltransferase isoform X2 yields the protein MEITLPLDKLCLPSITNGDKIYVVLVATGSFNPPTLMHLRMFGGYMSPVNDAYKKKGLIAADHRIELCNLACKSSDFIMVDPWEAKQSSFQRSLTVLNRVKSFLIEGGLIPKESLKVMLVCGSDLVQSFSIPGFWIPEQVRSICKDYGVVCIRREGQDLEKIINNDEILNENRDNIRIVDELVPNQISSTRLRECISRGLSIKYLTVDEAIEYIKKQNLYLELNEK from the exons ATGGAGATCACATTGCCTTTAGATAAACTATGTCTACCATCAATAACCAA TGGGGACAAAATTTATGTAGTTTTAGTAGCTACTGGAAGCTTCAATCCTCCTACTTTGATGCACTTACGCATGTTTg GAGGCTATATGTCACCTGTAAATGATGCTTACAAGAAAAAG GGCCTTATAGCTGCTGATCATCGTATCGAGTTGTGTAATCTAGCCTGTAAAAGTTCCGATTTTATCATGGTTGATCCTTGGGAG GCAAAACAAAGCTCTTTTCAGCGCTCTCTAACCGTTCTTAATCGAGTCAAGAGCTTCTTGATTGAGGGTGGACTGATACCTAAGG AATCCCTTAAAGTCATGCTTGTTTGTGGTTCTGATTTAGTTCAATCTTTCAGCATTCCCGGGTTTTGGATCCCTGAGCAG GTTAGAAGTATATGCAAGGATTACGGTGTGGTTTGCATTCGTAGAGAAGGACAAGATTTGGAAAAAATCATCAACAACGatgaaattttgaatgaaaacCGG GATAACATTAGAATTGTCGACGAACTTGTCCCGAACCAAATCAGTTCAACTAGATTGAG gGAATGCATTTCAAGAGGATTGTCTATAAAATATTTGACTGTAGATGAAGCGATAGAGTATATAAAAAAACAGAATTTGTACTTGGAACTAAATGAGAAATGA
- the LOC107926211 gene encoding nuclear transcription factor Y subunit B-9, with translation MERGDEFSRFPKLAKSNSGLGIIQHGDSSDSINNVNNIFNITDSVSNAGNIFNITANVSNAGNISNTSNTNAVSTMPPPGPVLREQDQYMPIANVIRIMRRILPPHAKISDEAKETIQECVSEFISFITGEANERCQSEQRKTVTAEDILCAMGKLGFDDYMEPLTVYLTRYRQSENERTSLRGDTFLKRGNAYGPMMTPPHGVAPFNAGFQEGMTDATSAAARAIMGGYNHGAPPGGAAGSSSQQAPFDNNLDPFDVFK, from the exons ATGGAACGTGGTGATGAGTTCAGTCGTTTTCCCAAGCTTGCAAAATCAAATTCTG gtttgggtatcattcaaCATGGTGATTCATCGGACTCCATTAACAACGTTAACAACATCTTCAACATCACCGACAGTGTCAGCAATGCCGGCAACATCTTCAACATCACTGCCAATGTCAGCAACGCCGGCAACATCTCCAACACCAGCAACACCAATGCCGTCAGCACCATGCCTCCACCGGGCCCGGTGTTGCGCGAACAGGATCAGTACATGCCAATAGCCAACGTGATCCGCATCATGCGCCGCATCCTACCACCCCATGCCAAAATCTCAGACGAAGCCAAAGAAACCATCCAAGAATGCGTTTCGGAGTTCATCAGTTTCATCACCGGGGAAGCCAACGAACGCTGCCAAAGCGAGCAACGCAAGACCGTCACCGCCGAGGACATCCTTTGTGCCATGGGAAAACTAGGCTTCGACGACTACATGGAGCCCCTCACCGTTTACTTGACCCGGTACAGGCAATCCGAAAACGAGAGGACTTCACTGCGCGGGGACACCTTTTTGAAGCGCGGGAATGCATATGGGCCAATGATGACGCCCCCTCACGGCGTCGCGCCTTTCAATGCGGGGTTTCAGGAAGGGATGACGGACGCCACCTCCGCCGCCGCCCGAGCCATCATGGGTGGATACAACCATGGTGCTCCTCCAGGTGGTGCCGCTGGATCATCATCGCAGCAGGCTCCTTTCGATAACAACTTGGATCCATTTGATGTGTTCAAATGA
- the LOC107926140 gene encoding nicotinamide/nicotinic acid mononucleotide adenylyltransferase isoform X1 yields the protein MEITLPLDKLCLPSITNGDKIYVVLVATGSFNPPTLMHLRMFELARDALNSNGFCVIGGYMSPVNDAYKKKGLIAADHRIELCNLACKSSDFIMVDPWEAKQSSFQRSLTVLNRVKSFLIEGGLIPKESLKVMLVCGSDLVQSFSIPGFWIPEQVRSICKDYGVVCIRREGQDLEKIINNDEILNENRDNIRIVDELVPNQISSTRLRECISRGLSIKYLTVDEAIEYIKKQNLYLELNEK from the exons ATGGAGATCACATTGCCTTTAGATAAACTATGTCTACCATCAATAACCAA TGGGGACAAAATTTATGTAGTTTTAGTAGCTACTGGAAGCTTCAATCCTCCTACTTTGATGCACTTACGCATGTTTg AACTGGCTAGAGATGCGTTGAATTCAAATGGGTTTTGTGTTATAGGAGGCTATATGTCACCTGTAAATGATGCTTACAAGAAAAAG GGCCTTATAGCTGCTGATCATCGTATCGAGTTGTGTAATCTAGCCTGTAAAAGTTCCGATTTTATCATGGTTGATCCTTGGGAG GCAAAACAAAGCTCTTTTCAGCGCTCTCTAACCGTTCTTAATCGAGTCAAGAGCTTCTTGATTGAGGGTGGACTGATACCTAAGG AATCCCTTAAAGTCATGCTTGTTTGTGGTTCTGATTTAGTTCAATCTTTCAGCATTCCCGGGTTTTGGATCCCTGAGCAG GTTAGAAGTATATGCAAGGATTACGGTGTGGTTTGCATTCGTAGAGAAGGACAAGATTTGGAAAAAATCATCAACAACGatgaaattttgaatgaaaacCGG GATAACATTAGAATTGTCGACGAACTTGTCCCGAACCAAATCAGTTCAACTAGATTGAG gGAATGCATTTCAAGAGGATTGTCTATAAAATATTTGACTGTAGATGAAGCGATAGAGTATATAAAAAAACAGAATTTGTACTTGGAACTAAATGAGAAATGA